From Amycolatopsis sp. cg9, one genomic window encodes:
- a CDS encoding GspE/PulE family protein, which yields MRLRTQPRTVDLRTVTPDRAAADLLGEAKARELCAIPLAVREDSVLVAVADPGTAPALQEALGRPVTVAVAARADILATVERTYRALTGVDRQVKAFEARDAVRRDATRAEPAATANDDAPVVHVVALMIKQALRDRASDIHVEPQAERVRVRYRIDGVLHDVLDLPGSMGPAVTSRIKILGGMNIVERRRPQDGQISMAVEDRPVDIRVATTPVVGGEKVVLRLLDKSRPLFRLPQLGMPAEMAARYGSVLQSPYGMVICAGPTGSGKTTTLYGSLGELDSAERNIMTIEDPVEYTMSSINQIQINEQTGVTFADGLKSILRQDPDVILVGEVRDVDTARIAVQSALTGHFVLSSLHATDAASALHRLLDMGIENFLVASSVTAVLAQRLVRRICLRCREYYRPSAEELSFLDSMNAAGPDGGFVRGTGCNFCAQTGFLDRTGVYELMPVSEGIRSLVLDSAPHREVHELARKEGMRTLQDEALRLIAEGVTTPAEVLRSIYLTGGAR from the coding sequence ATGAGACTCCGCACCCAGCCCCGCACCGTCGACCTGCGCACGGTGACCCCGGACCGCGCGGCCGCCGACCTGCTCGGCGAAGCGAAAGCGCGCGAGCTCTGCGCGATCCCCCTCGCCGTCCGCGAAGACAGCGTGCTGGTCGCGGTCGCCGACCCGGGCACCGCACCCGCGTTGCAGGAGGCGCTCGGCCGGCCGGTGACCGTCGCGGTCGCCGCCCGCGCCGACATCCTCGCCACCGTCGAACGCACCTACCGCGCCCTCACCGGCGTCGACCGGCAGGTCAAGGCGTTCGAAGCCCGGGACGCCGTCCGGCGCGACGCGACCCGCGCCGAGCCGGCGGCCACCGCGAACGACGACGCGCCGGTGGTGCACGTCGTCGCGCTGATGATCAAGCAGGCGCTGCGCGACCGGGCCTCCGACATCCACGTCGAGCCGCAGGCCGAGCGGGTCCGCGTCCGCTACCGCATCGACGGCGTGCTGCACGACGTGCTGGACCTGCCCGGGTCGATGGGCCCCGCGGTGACCAGCCGGATCAAGATCCTCGGCGGGATGAACATCGTCGAACGCCGCCGCCCGCAGGACGGCCAGATCAGCATGGCCGTCGAGGACCGGCCGGTGGACATCCGGGTGGCGACCACGCCGGTCGTCGGCGGCGAGAAGGTCGTGCTCCGGCTGCTCGACAAGAGCCGCCCGCTGTTCCGGCTGCCGCAGCTCGGCATGCCCGCCGAGATGGCGGCGCGCTACGGCTCGGTGCTGCAGTCGCCCTACGGCATGGTGATCTGCGCCGGGCCGACCGGCAGCGGCAAGACGACGACGCTCTACGGCTCGCTGGGCGAGCTCGACAGCGCCGAGCGCAACATCATGACCATCGAGGACCCGGTCGAGTACACCATGTCCTCGATCAACCAGATCCAGATCAACGAGCAGACCGGCGTCACCTTCGCCGACGGCCTGAAGTCGATCCTGCGCCAGGACCCCGACGTCATCCTCGTCGGCGAGGTCCGCGACGTCGACACCGCCCGCATCGCCGTGCAGTCCGCGCTCACCGGGCACTTCGTGCTCTCCTCGCTGCACGCCACCGACGCCGCGTCGGCGCTGCACCGGCTGCTCGACATGGGCATCGAGAACTTCCTCGTGGCGTCCTCGGTCACCGCCGTGCTCGCCCAGCGGCTCGTCCGGCGGATCTGCCTGCGCTGCCGCGAGTACTACCGGCCCTCCGCCGAAGAGCTGTCCTTTCTGGACTCGATGAACGCGGCGGGCCCGGACGGCGGGTTCGTCCGGGGCACCGGCTGCAACTTCTGCGCCCAGACCGGGTTCCTGGACCGCACCGGCGTCTACGAGCTGATGCCGGTCAGCGAAGGGATCCGCTCGCTCGTGCTGGACAGCGCGCCGCACCGCGAGGTGCACGAGCTGGCCCGCAAGGAAGGCATGCGGACGCTGCAGGACGAGGCGCTCCGGCTGATCGCCGAGGGCGTCACCACCCCGGCCGAGGTGCTGCGGTCGATCTACCTCACCGGAGGCGCGCGATGA
- a CDS encoding type IV pilus twitching motility protein PilT yields MPTLTGSRADGLLEALWQARGTDLLLTAGLPPQLRVHGDLAAVAGHPVLSGEDTDALLGELLTDEQARAWRTAHEFDFSFSWRDHARVRGNAFTQRGATVVALRMIPRRIPAMADLGLPPVLSDFARRHQGLVLVTGPTGSGKSTTLAAVIDRINHERACHILTVEDPIEYVHEHRRSAVNQREVGTDTESFPAALRSALREDPDVLLVGEMRDLESIRFALTIAETGHLVFATLHTNDTAQSLARMIDVFPAGQQEQVRVQLAAALTGIVYQRLLPRVGGGLVAAFEVLVANTAVRNLIKEGKPHQLRNALVTGHREGMVTLEQSLSALVAAGLVSPADAAARSLHPQDIDPRPRPRSVPA; encoded by the coding sequence CTGCTCGAAGCGCTCTGGCAAGCCCGCGGCACCGACCTGCTGCTCACCGCCGGCCTGCCGCCCCAGCTGCGCGTGCACGGCGACCTCGCCGCGGTCGCCGGGCACCCCGTCCTCTCCGGCGAGGACACCGACGCCCTGCTCGGCGAGCTGCTCACCGACGAGCAGGCCCGCGCCTGGCGCACCGCCCACGAATTCGACTTCTCCTTCAGCTGGCGCGACCACGCCCGCGTCCGCGGCAACGCCTTCACCCAGCGCGGCGCCACCGTCGTCGCGCTGCGGATGATCCCGCGCCGGATCCCCGCCATGGCCGACCTCGGCCTGCCGCCGGTCCTGAGCGACTTCGCCCGCCGGCACCAGGGTCTCGTGCTCGTCACCGGGCCGACCGGCTCGGGCAAGTCGACGACGCTCGCCGCCGTCATCGACCGGATCAACCACGAGCGCGCCTGCCACATCCTCACCGTCGAGGACCCGATCGAGTACGTCCACGAGCACCGCCGTTCCGCGGTGAACCAGCGCGAGGTCGGCACCGACACCGAGTCCTTCCCGGCCGCCCTGCGCAGCGCGCTGCGTGAGGACCCCGACGTCCTGCTGGTGGGCGAGATGCGCGACCTCGAGTCGATCCGCTTCGCCCTCACCATCGCCGAAACCGGGCACCTGGTCTTCGCCACGCTGCACACCAACGACACCGCGCAGTCCCTCGCCCGGATGATCGACGTCTTCCCGGCCGGGCAGCAGGAACAGGTGCGGGTGCAGCTCGCCGCGGCGCTCACCGGGATCGTCTACCAGCGGCTGCTGCCGCGCGTCGGCGGCGGGCTGGTCGCCGCGTTCGAGGTGCTCGTCGCGAACACCGCCGTGCGCAACCTGATCAAGGAGGGCAAGCCGCACCAGCTGCGCAACGCGCTGGTGACCGGCCACCGCGAAGGCATGGTGACGCTGGAGCAGTCGCTGTCCGCGCTCGTCGCCGCCGGCCTGGTCTCCCCCGCCGACGCGGCCGCCCGCAGCCTCCACCCGCAGGACATCGACCCGCGCCCGCGGCCCCGGAGCGTGCCGGCATGA